In a genomic window of Chryseobacterium sp. G0162:
- a CDS encoding DUF4286 family protein: protein MSVLSITFHCTKNNLEEWENYIDETLILMTENLMDVDKYILSEVHSDYIDEGKNYNLLLVFDNDELRNDFLESELKNIAERIENKFGPEVMIFDTLLNPKKLRL, encoded by the coding sequence ATGAGCGTATTAAGTATAACTTTCCACTGCACGAAAAATAATCTGGAAGAATGGGAAAATTATATTGATGAAACCCTGATTTTAATGACCGAAAATCTGATGGATGTCGACAAGTATATTCTATCTGAAGTTCATAGTGATTATATTGATGAAGGAAAAAATTACAATCTCCTTCTGGTATTTGATAATGATGAACTGAGAAACGATTTTCTTGAAAGTGAATTGAAAAATATCGCAGAGCGAATTGAAAATAAGTTCGGACCGGAAGTAATGATTTTTGACACGCTTCTGAATCCAAAAAAATTGAGGCTGTAA
- the gyrA gene encoding DNA gyrase subunit A, which yields MQKEGERLIPINIVDEMKSSYIDYSMSVIVSRALPDVRDGLKPVHRRVLYGMYGLGVFSNRKYLKSARIVGDVLGKYHPHGDSSVYDAMVRMAQEWSLRYPQVDGQGNFGSMDGDPPAAMRYTEARLKKISDEVLSDLDKETVDFQNNFDDSLQEPTVMPTKVPNLLVNGASGIAVGMATNMAPHNLSESVDAICAYIDNKEITIDELMQHIVAPDFPTGGIIYGYDGVRDAFHTGRGRVVLRAKVNFEEIGNRNAIIVTEVPYQVNKAEMIARTAELVKDEKIPGIHEIRDESDRKGLRVVYELKNDAIPNVVLNLLYKYTALQTSFSVNNIALVHGRPEQLNLKDIIHHFVEHRHEVIVRRTQFELKKAKERAHILEGFMKVIGGQDALDRAISIIRHSANPQAAKEGLIEAFELSEIQAQAILDLRLARLTGMELDKIRDEYDAIMKEIANLEDILASEPRRFQIIKEELIEIKEKYGDERRTEIDYSGGEMSIEDIIPNESVVLTISHAGYVKRTSLSEYKIQSRGGVGNKAATTRDSDFLEYIVSATNHQYMLFFTEKGRCYWLRVFEIPEGSKTAKGRAVQNLINIEPDDKIKAYIRTNNLKDSEYVNQMSVVMVTKNGTIKKTSLEAYSRPRVNGVNAIEIRDNDQLLGAYLTNGTSQIMIATKNGKCIRFPEEKVREVGRGSIGVRGIAMEDNDEAIGMIVVNDVENETVLVVSEKGYGKRTAVEDYRITNRGGKGVITLNITEKTGNLIAIQNVTDEDGLMIINKSGVAIRMGMDEMRVMGRNTQGVKLINLKKNDEIAAIAKVEMDKDVEEDSEEMDGIEGVDETEGEVQEGMESLFDNLENDNTNPQAEEDENSGSEE from the coding sequence ATGCAAAAAGAAGGAGAAAGACTGATTCCTATCAACATTGTTGATGAAATGAAGTCGTCTTACATCGATTATTCGATGTCCGTTATCGTTTCAAGAGCGTTACCGGATGTAAGAGACGGCTTGAAACCCGTTCATAGAAGAGTACTTTATGGTATGTATGGATTAGGGGTTTTTTCGAATAGAAAATATTTAAAATCTGCGAGAATTGTTGGGGATGTTTTGGGTAAATACCACCCGCACGGAGACTCCTCTGTATATGACGCGATGGTGAGAATGGCTCAGGAATGGAGCTTACGTTATCCTCAGGTTGACGGACAAGGTAACTTCGGATCCATGGATGGTGACCCGCCGGCAGCAATGCGTTATACTGAAGCAAGGTTGAAAAAAATCTCTGATGAGGTTCTTTCTGACCTTGATAAAGAAACTGTTGATTTCCAGAATAACTTCGATGACAGCTTACAGGAACCGACTGTAATGCCTACAAAGGTTCCTAACCTTTTGGTAAACGGAGCTTCAGGTATTGCTGTAGGGATGGCAACCAATATGGCGCCACACAACCTTTCTGAATCTGTAGATGCCATTTGTGCATATATTGATAATAAAGAAATTACGATCGATGAGTTGATGCAGCATATTGTTGCTCCGGATTTCCCAACAGGAGGTATCATTTATGGATACGACGGAGTAAGAGATGCATTCCATACAGGTAGAGGTAGAGTTGTTCTGAGAGCAAAAGTTAATTTCGAAGAAATCGGAAACAGAAATGCAATTATCGTAACAGAAGTTCCTTACCAGGTAAATAAGGCGGAAATGATCGCCAGAACTGCGGAACTTGTTAAAGATGAGAAAATTCCTGGTATCCACGAGATCAGAGATGAATCGGACAGAAAAGGACTTCGTGTGGTATATGAATTGAAAAACGATGCAATTCCGAACGTAGTTCTAAACCTTTTATATAAATATACAGCTCTTCAGACTTCTTTCAGCGTAAATAACATTGCGTTGGTACATGGAAGACCAGAACAATTGAATCTTAAAGATATCATTCATCACTTTGTAGAGCACAGACATGAGGTAATTGTAAGAAGAACTCAGTTTGAGCTTAAAAAAGCAAAAGAAAGAGCACATATTCTTGAAGGGTTCATGAAGGTGATTGGAGGTCAGGATGCTTTAGACAGAGCAATTTCAATCATTCGTCACAGTGCTAATCCTCAGGCTGCAAAAGAAGGCCTGATCGAAGCATTTGAACTTTCAGAAATTCAGGCTCAGGCAATTCTTGATCTTAGATTAGCTCGTCTTACCGGAATGGAGCTTGATAAGATCCGTGATGAATATGATGCAATTATGAAAGAGATTGCTAATTTGGAAGATATTCTTGCGAGTGAACCAAGAAGATTCCAGATTATCAAGGAGGAGCTGATCGAAATCAAAGAAAAATATGGTGACGAAAGAAGAACTGAAATTGATTATTCAGGAGGAGAAATGTCTATTGAAGATATTATTCCAAATGAATCAGTAGTCCTTACAATCTCTCACGCAGGATATGTTAAGAGAACTTCACTTTCAGAATATAAAATTCAGAGTAGAGGAGGTGTAGGAAACAAAGCAGCTACAACAAGGGATTCTGACTTCCTTGAATATATTGTATCTGCAACGAACCACCAATATATGTTATTCTTTACCGAAAAAGGTAGATGTTACTGGTTAAGAGTATTTGAAATTCCTGAAGGCTCTAAAACGGCAAAAGGAAGGGCGGTACAGAATCTTATCAACATTGAACCGGATGATAAAATCAAAGCATATATTAGAACCAACAACCTGAAAGACTCTGAATATGTAAACCAAATGAGTGTAGTAATGGTAACTAAAAACGGTACCATCAAGAAAACATCATTGGAAGCGTATTCAAGACCAAGGGTAAATGGAGTAAATGCTATTGAAATTAGAGATAATGACCAATTATTAGGAGCTTACCTTACAAATGGTACTTCCCAGATCATGATTGCTACTAAAAATGGTAAGTGTATCCGTTTCCCTGAAGAAAAAGTAAGAGAAGTAGGTAGAGGCTCTATTGGGGTACGTGGTATTGCGATGGAAGACAATGATGAAGCTATTGGTATGATTGTTGTGAATGACGTAGAGAACGAAACCGTACTTGTAGTATCTGAAAAAGGATATGGTAAGAGAACTGCGGTAGAAGACTATAGAATTACAAACAGAGGAGGGAAAGGAGTTATCACCCTAAACATTACCGAGAAAACAGGAAATCTGATTGCTATTCAAAACGTAACAGACGAAGATGGATTGATGATTATCAATAAGTCTGGTGTTGCTATCAGAATGGGAATGGATGAAATGAGAGTGATGGGTAGAAATACACAAGGGGTAAAACTAATCAATCTTAAGAAGAATGACGAAATTGCAGCCATTGCAAAAGTAGAAATGGATAAAGATGTAGAAGAAGATTCTGAAGAGATGGATGGTATTGAAGGAGTTGACGAAA